In a genomic window of Deltaproteobacteria bacterium:
- a CDS encoding acyl-CoA synthetase — protein sequence MTAVRDFPPWRWNIPEHFNIGVACTDAHLGAPVEERTAVVVDDDRTGVRQATFAELAAETSRFAQLLRDLGVGAGERVLIRLANCLEYPVVFLGAMKRGAIPVPTSILLTSEEVVYLAADSGARVLVTDVASWNAMRDAVERLDHVTHVLLVGPGEAGRPARVDVRDLEGALAGISRCEAAHPTRAEDPAYLVYTSGTSGYPKGVLHAHRALLGRQPSSRYWFDFRPAGDRVLHSGKFNWTYVLGTGLMDPLYRGHTAIVHEGASDAALWPRLIAAHAATIFIGVPTIYRQIVQKTQATRRDVPSLRHCMSAGEHLSDQVLAAWRDRFGLEIYEGLGMTECSYYICQTRARPLRPGAAGFVQPGHAVELLDPATLGTVPPGEEGMLCIRRDDPGLMLGYWNQPEETAACFRADWFLTGDYARQDEDGYVWFLGRKDDLINTFGYRVSPHEIERVLKDHPAVADAAAAGEEVSSGKVLVVAYVTARPGSALSPDDVLAYGRRRLASYKAPRIVYLMDELPRTRNGKILRRALTPAGARARASAAERG from the coding sequence CTGACGGCGGTGCGCGACTTCCCGCCGTGGCGCTGGAACATCCCCGAGCACTTCAACATCGGGGTGGCGTGCACAGACGCGCATCTCGGCGCGCCGGTCGAGGAACGGACCGCCGTGGTCGTCGACGACGACCGCACGGGTGTGCGCCAGGCTACCTTCGCCGAGCTGGCGGCGGAGACGAGCCGCTTCGCGCAGCTCCTGCGCGATCTCGGCGTCGGCGCCGGCGAGCGGGTGCTGATCCGTCTCGCCAACTGCCTCGAGTATCCGGTCGTCTTCCTGGGGGCCATGAAGCGGGGGGCCATCCCCGTTCCGACCTCCATCCTGCTCACCTCGGAGGAGGTCGTGTACCTCGCCGCGGACTCCGGCGCGCGGGTGCTGGTCACCGACGTGGCGAGCTGGAACGCGATGCGCGACGCCGTCGAGCGTCTCGATCATGTGACGCACGTGCTCCTCGTCGGGCCAGGCGAGGCGGGCCGGCCGGCGCGTGTCGACGTCCGCGATCTCGAGGGGGCGCTCGCCGGCATCTCGCGCTGCGAGGCTGCGCACCCGACGCGGGCCGAGGACCCCGCCTACCTCGTCTACACCTCCGGCACGAGCGGCTATCCGAAAGGCGTCCTGCACGCCCACCGGGCGCTGCTCGGCCGCCAGCCGTCGTCCCGCTACTGGTTCGACTTCCGCCCCGCAGGCGATCGGGTCCTCCACTCGGGCAAGTTCAACTGGACCTATGTGCTCGGCACCGGCCTCATGGACCCGCTCTACCGCGGCCACACGGCGATCGTGCACGAGGGAGCGAGCGACGCCGCGCTCTGGCCGCGCCTCATCGCCGCGCACGCGGCGACGATCTTCATCGGCGTGCCGACGATCTACCGCCAGATCGTCCAGAAGACGCAGGCGACGCGGCGCGACGTGCCGTCGCTCCGCCACTGCATGAGCGCGGGCGAGCATCTCTCCGACCAGGTGCTCGCGGCGTGGCGCGACCGCTTCGGGCTCGAGATCTACGAGGGACTCGGGATGACCGAATGCTCCTACTACATCTGCCAGACCCGGGCGCGCCCGCTCCGGCCGGGCGCCGCCGGCTTCGTGCAGCCCGGCCACGCCGTCGAGCTCCTGGATCCGGCGACGCTCGGTACGGTGCCCCCGGGCGAGGAGGGCATGCTCTGCATCCGGCGCGACGACCCGGGGCTCATGCTCGGCTACTGGAACCAGCCGGAGGAGACCGCCGCGTGCTTTCGCGCCGACTGGTTCCTGACCGGCGACTACGCCCGCCAGGACGAGGATGGCTACGTCTGGTTCCTCGGGCGCAAGGACGACCTCATCAACACCTTCGGCTATCGCGTCTCGCCGCACGAGATCGAGCGCGTGCTGAAGGACCACCCGGCCGTGGCGGACGCGGCGGCCGCGGGGGAAGAGGTGTCGTCGGGGAAGGTGCTGGTCGTGGCTTACGTGACGGCGCGGCCGGGCAGCGCGCTCTCTCCCGACGACGTCCTGGCCTACGGCCGGCGGCGGCTCGCATCGTACAAGGCCCCGCGGATCGTCTATCTCATGGACGAGCTGCCGCGCACGCGCAACGGGAAGATCCTGCGCCGGGCGCTGACACCCGCCGGGGCGCGGGCGCGCGCGTCGGCCGCCGAGCGCGGCTAG